One segment of Curtobacterium poinsettiae DNA contains the following:
- a CDS encoding DUF3097 domain-containing protein — protein MDDDRYGGDVLSGDWRSRGVKKVRQVPLERDMVLEDPDSGWAGAVVGLEAGNIALEDWKGRTRSFPFTGQFLLEGELVTLGWPSAPVGRSAAAAPPDRRPGAAPTVRHASDGGRLRTASGSFAVESQRARVALPSRIMVEGKHDAELVEKVWGADLRVEGVVVEELSGVDNLATVLDEFQPTRERRVGVLVDHLVPGSKESRFADAVMRGKWGAHVLVVGHPFVDVWQSVKPARVGLQAWPTIPRSIEWKAGICQALGWPHAEQADIARAWQRILGQVRTFADLEPELLGRVEELIDFVTEPRA, from the coding sequence GTGGACGACGACCGGTACGGCGGCGATGTGCTCTCGGGGGACTGGCGCTCGCGCGGGGTGAAGAAGGTGCGGCAGGTGCCGCTCGAACGGGACATGGTGCTCGAGGACCCGGACTCCGGGTGGGCCGGTGCCGTGGTGGGGCTCGAGGCGGGCAACATCGCGCTCGAGGACTGGAAGGGCCGCACGCGCTCCTTCCCCTTCACCGGGCAGTTCCTGCTCGAAGGCGAGCTGGTGACGCTGGGGTGGCCGTCGGCGCCGGTCGGCCGGTCTGCCGCGGCCGCACCACCGGACAGGAGGCCCGGGGCGGCTCCGACGGTCAGGCACGCGTCCGACGGCGGTCGCCTCCGCACCGCGTCCGGATCGTTCGCCGTCGAGTCGCAGCGTGCTCGGGTGGCGCTCCCCAGCCGCATCATGGTCGAGGGCAAGCACGACGCGGAACTCGTCGAGAAGGTGTGGGGTGCCGACCTGCGCGTCGAGGGAGTCGTGGTCGAGGAGCTCTCCGGCGTCGACAACCTGGCCACGGTGCTCGACGAGTTCCAGCCGACGCGCGAGCGCCGGGTCGGCGTGCTCGTCGACCACCTGGTGCCCGGGTCGAAGGAGTCCCGGTTCGCCGACGCCGTGATGCGCGGCAAGTGGGGAGCGCACGTGCTCGTCGTCGGGCACCCGTTCGTCGACGTCTGGCAGTCGGTCAAGCCGGCGCGGGTCGGCCTGCAGGCGTGGCCGACGATCCCGCGCTCGATCGAGTGGAAGGCGGGCATCTGCCAGGCACTCGGCTGGCCGCACGCCGAGCAGGCCGACATTGCCAGGGCGTGGCAGCGGATCCTCGGGCAGGTGCGCACCTTCGCCGACCTCGAGCCGGAGCTGCTCGGCCGCGTCGAGGAGCTGATCGACTTCGTCACGGAACCACGGGCCTGA
- a CDS encoding LacI family DNA-binding transcriptional regulator: MNGSRGSQPTILDVAARAGVSKSAVSRVLSGTGRFSDETRERVERAAAELGYVANAMARGLVSGRTNTIGMLVRDASSMVYTALHAVMERRASELGYRVVTTTGVGRVEDEKSALAALVSMRVDGLVVCSGLMPSADIAEFAPRIATVVAGRPELHPALSSVYCDEVDGGASIADAVADAGHTSAVVLTVPLDDAITQHARSSAMLERLRARGVRVIDIDASFVRPPDDLAADLVDAVQESGVTAVMCPTDRLMLDVCEALARRGVEVPRDLSVTGFDGVYPLASDWIGFTTLEQPIERIGREAIDLVIGRIDDPARPVEHRSLRGTVIPGRTLLPR, from the coding sequence GTGAACGGCAGCCGCGGTTCCCAGCCGACGATCCTCGACGTCGCTGCACGTGCGGGCGTCTCGAAGTCGGCGGTGAGCCGCGTGCTGTCCGGGACGGGACGGTTCTCGGACGAGACCCGCGAACGCGTCGAACGAGCGGCAGCCGAGCTCGGGTACGTCGCGAACGCGATGGCTCGCGGGCTGGTCAGCGGGCGCACGAACACGATCGGGATGCTCGTCCGTGACGCCTCGTCGATGGTCTACACCGCACTGCACGCCGTGATGGAGCGCCGCGCGTCCGAACTCGGCTACCGCGTCGTCACCACGACGGGTGTCGGGCGGGTCGAGGACGAGAAGTCCGCCCTCGCCGCACTCGTGTCGATGCGCGTCGACGGGCTCGTCGTCTGCAGCGGCCTGATGCCGTCCGCCGACATCGCCGAGTTCGCGCCCCGCATCGCCACCGTCGTCGCCGGTCGCCCCGAACTGCACCCGGCGCTCTCGAGCGTCTACTGCGACGAGGTCGACGGTGGGGCTTCCATCGCGGACGCCGTCGCCGACGCCGGCCACACCTCGGCCGTGGTGCTCACCGTCCCGCTCGACGACGCGATCACGCAGCACGCGCGGTCCTCGGCGATGCTCGAGCGGCTCCGGGCACGTGGCGTCCGGGTGATCGACATCGACGCGAGCTTCGTGCGGCCGCCCGACGACCTCGCCGCCGACCTGGTGGACGCCGTGCAGGAGTCGGGCGTGACCGCGGTGATGTGTCCGACCGACCGGCTGATGCTCGACGTGTGCGAGGCGCTCGCCCGCCGCGGTGTCGAGGTCCCGCGCGACCTCTCCGTCACCGGGTTCGACGGCGTCTACCCGCTGGCGAGCGACTGGATCGGCTTCACGACGCTCGAGCAACCGATCGAGCGCATCGGCCGCGAAGCCATCGACCTCGTCATCGGCCGCATCGACGACCCCGCGCGCCCGGTCGAGCACCGCTCACTGCGCGGGACCGTGATCCCCGGCCGCACCCTGCTCCCCCGCTGA
- a CDS encoding ATP-binding cassette domain-containing protein, which translates to MAIIEASGLTKTYKSKSGPVHALAGLDLSVPQGTVKALLGPNGAGKTTVVKVLTTLITPDSGTATIDGIDVIADPQATRRSIGVSGQYAAVDENLTGFENLEMIGRLYHLGRRTARDRARELIDVFDPSEAGDRPVKGFSGGMRRRIDLAGALVMNPRVLFLDEPTTGLDPRSRLALWGIIEDLVAEGATVLLTTQYLEEADRLADDIAVIDDGAVIAEGTADQLKAQVGGHRVVVTLVDDADGDAATTVLRRSGVGEVETSGDGRTRAIAVEAGPAALQRVLADLGEAGIELHDAGMRRPTLDDVFLRLTGHAATDDDPGEPAATKQKETAR; encoded by the coding sequence ATGGCCATCATCGAAGCCTCCGGGCTCACCAAGACCTACAAGTCGAAGTCCGGGCCGGTGCACGCGCTCGCCGGACTCGACCTGTCGGTGCCACAGGGCACCGTGAAGGCGCTGCTCGGGCCGAACGGCGCAGGCAAGACCACGGTGGTGAAGGTGTTGACCACCCTCATCACACCGGACTCGGGCACCGCGACGATCGACGGCATCGACGTGATCGCCGACCCGCAGGCCACCCGGCGGTCCATCGGGGTGTCCGGGCAGTACGCGGCGGTCGACGAGAACCTGACCGGGTTCGAGAACCTCGAGATGATCGGGCGGCTCTACCACCTGGGCCGCAGGACGGCGCGCGATCGTGCCCGGGAGCTCATCGACGTCTTCGACCCGTCCGAGGCCGGGGACCGACCGGTGAAGGGCTTCTCCGGCGGCATGCGGCGACGCATCGACCTCGCCGGGGCGCTGGTGATGAACCCGCGCGTGCTGTTCCTCGACGAACCGACCACGGGCCTCGACCCCCGCAGCCGGCTGGCGCTCTGGGGCATCATCGAGGACCTCGTGGCCGAGGGCGCGACGGTGCTCCTCACCACCCAGTACCTGGAAGAAGCCGACCGGCTCGCCGACGACATCGCGGTCATCGACGACGGGGCGGTCATCGCCGAGGGCACCGCGGACCAGCTCAAGGCGCAGGTCGGCGGGCACCGGGTGGTCGTCACCCTGGTCGACGATGCCGACGGCGACGCGGCGACCACGGTGCTGCGCCGCTCCGGGGTCGGTGAGGTCGAGACCTCGGGCGACGGCCGCACCCGTGCCATCGCGGTGGAGGCCGGTCCGGCAGCCCTGCAGCGCGTGCTCGCCGACCTGGGCGAGGCCGGCATCGAACTCCACGACGCCGGCATGCGACGACCGACCCTCGACGACGTCTTCCTCCGCCTGACCGGGCACGCCGCGACGGACGACGACCCCGGCGAACCCGCGGCGACCAAGCAGAAGGAGACGGCACGATGA
- a CDS encoding ABC transporter permease, with translation MTTTSLAPGRQLPVVVTSPLAVWVEDGWTVTKRNLIKLKRSPDMLVFAVLQPIMFVLLFSQVYGGAIQVQGTDYTQFLMAGIFAQTVVFGATFSGSAMAQDLKEGLIDRFRTLPMSASAVLVGRTNSDLVLNSISMAIMMLTGLAVGWRVNSSPLEFLAGIALLLLFSYAFSWVMALLGMSVKTPEVINNASFMILFPLTFISNAFVPSDTLPLVLRVFAEWNPVSSLVQAARELFGNVGSAPVPDIWTMQHPVLTVLIGIAVMLVVFVPWAVNKYTRISAK, from the coding sequence ATGACCACCACGTCCCTCGCGCCGGGCCGCCAGCTGCCCGTCGTCGTCACCTCGCCGCTCGCCGTCTGGGTCGAGGACGGCTGGACCGTCACCAAGCGGAACCTCATCAAGCTCAAGCGGTCGCCGGACATGCTCGTGTTCGCCGTGCTGCAGCCCATCATGTTCGTGCTGCTGTTCAGCCAGGTGTACGGCGGCGCCATCCAGGTGCAGGGGACCGACTACACGCAGTTCCTGATGGCGGGGATCTTCGCGCAGACCGTGGTGTTCGGTGCGACGTTCTCCGGGTCGGCGATGGCGCAGGACCTGAAGGAAGGGCTGATCGACCGGTTCCGGACGCTGCCGATGTCGGCGTCCGCGGTGCTGGTCGGGCGCACCAACTCCGACCTCGTCCTGAACTCGATCTCGATGGCGATCATGATGCTCACCGGCCTGGCGGTCGGGTGGAGGGTGAACTCGTCGCCGCTCGAGTTCCTGGCCGGCATCGCCCTGCTGCTGCTGTTCAGCTACGCGTTCAGCTGGGTGATGGCGCTGCTCGGCATGAGCGTCAAGACGCCCGAGGTCATCAACAACGCCTCGTTCATGATCCTGTTCCCGCTGACGTTCATCTCGAACGCGTTCGTGCCGAGCGACACCCTGCCGCTGGTGCTGCGCGTGTTCGCGGAGTGGAACCCGGTGTCGTCGCTCGTGCAGGCCGCGCGGGAGTTGTTCGGCAACGTCGGGTCCGCCCCGGTACCGGACATCTGGACGATGCAGCACCCCGTGCTGACCGTCCTGATCGGGATCGCCGTGATGCTCGTGGTGTTCGTCCCGTGGGCGGTGAACAAGTACACCCGTATCAGCGCGAAGTGA
- a CDS encoding ABC transporter permease, translating into MTQTVQDGPATGREARGDSAMGLPPVPPHAQGPAHPAGGRTAQQRLARRRRGQGLALVAAPVLVVVLFVGVPVVNAALFSLGFTGGLNQALADIGGDTVRGFSFAVYATLLGNATFLRDLVATLGVTALSTGLTVGLAVVVAVILRLRGGFLGKTLSVLAVVPIFVPVVIASWSILTFTDAQGFLRSLGAQFGLDVPVWGYTLVAVVFGSVWTSLPFAVLMIAGALQGTPDALVEAAKDAGASTWRVVWQVLLPMAATPLVIATTFTVIGVLGSFTVPYFTGPNAPTMLGVDISKYFQAYNRPQQSTAMAFIVFAFAAAASVFYLRSTVRANAGELRKQQQKQEQP; encoded by the coding sequence GTGACCCAGACCGTCCAGGACGGCCCGGCAACCGGCCGGGAGGCCCGTGGCGACTCCGCCATGGGCCTCCCGCCCGTCCCGCCCCACGCCCAGGGCCCGGCGCACCCCGCCGGCGGGCGCACGGCGCAGCAGCGACTGGCCCGCCGTCGGCGGGGGCAGGGCCTCGCCCTCGTCGCCGCCCCGGTGCTGGTCGTCGTCCTGTTCGTCGGCGTCCCCGTGGTGAACGCCGCCCTGTTCAGCCTCGGGTTCACCGGCGGCCTGAACCAGGCGCTCGCCGACATCGGTGGCGACACCGTGCGCGGCTTCTCGTTCGCGGTCTACGCCACCCTGCTCGGCAACGCCACGTTCCTGCGTGACCTGGTCGCGACGCTCGGGGTCACCGCGCTGTCGACCGGCCTGACCGTGGGGCTCGCCGTCGTCGTCGCGGTGATCCTGCGGCTCCGCGGAGGTTTCCTCGGCAAGACCCTCAGCGTCCTGGCCGTCGTGCCGATCTTCGTGCCGGTGGTCATCGCGAGCTGGTCGATCCTGACCTTCACCGATGCGCAGGGCTTCCTCCGGAGCCTCGGTGCACAGTTCGGCCTCGACGTCCCGGTGTGGGGCTACACCCTCGTCGCCGTGGTGTTCGGCAGCGTCTGGACGAGCCTGCCGTTCGCGGTGCTCATGATCGCCGGGGCGCTGCAGGGCACCCCGGACGCCCTGGTCGAGGCCGCGAAGGACGCCGGGGCGAGCACCTGGCGCGTCGTCTGGCAGGTGCTCCTGCCGATGGCCGCGACTCCGCTCGTCATCGCGACGACGTTCACCGTGATCGGGGTCCTCGGCTCCTTCACGGTGCCGTACTTCACGGGTCCGAACGCCCCGACGATGCTCGGCGTCGACATCTCGAAGTACTTCCAGGCCTACAACCGCCCCCAGCAGTCGACGGCGATGGCGTTCATCGTGTTCGCCTTCGCCGCGGCCGCGAGCGTGTTCTACCTCCGCTCGACGGTCCGGGCGAACGCCGGCGAGCTGCGGAAGCAGCAGCAGAAGCAGGAGCAGCCGTGA
- a CDS encoding ABC transporter permease codes for MIKRLTGTTLVWATAVVLAVFILGPLVWLAARAFATTWTYPNLLPDGWTLQWWGTVFEDRSLAVAVQNSLVLAPLTVLIAAVVCLPAAWAISRIEFPGRRLVLVGLFATNAFPKMGLFVTMSAMFTALDLMNTVTGILIVHVLGCVVFMTWLPAAAFSAVPRSLEEAARDAGASRWRTFWKVTFPIAWPGNLVAMVMSFLASFDEAQGTYLVGAPTYMTMPTAMYSLVLNSPRQVSAVFAIALSIPSVVLLLLARKHIMGGRLADGFQIR; via the coding sequence GTGATCAAGCGACTCACCGGGACCACCCTGGTCTGGGCCACCGCCGTCGTGCTGGCCGTGTTCATCCTCGGGCCGCTCGTCTGGCTGGCCGCCCGTGCCTTCGCCACGACGTGGACCTACCCGAACCTGCTGCCCGACGGCTGGACCCTGCAGTGGTGGGGCACCGTGTTCGAGGACCGCAGCCTGGCCGTGGCGGTGCAGAACTCGCTCGTCCTCGCACCGCTCACGGTCCTCATCGCCGCGGTGGTCTGCCTGCCCGCCGCGTGGGCGATCAGCCGCATCGAGTTCCCGGGGCGGCGGCTCGTGCTCGTCGGGCTGTTCGCCACGAACGCGTTCCCGAAGATGGGCCTCTTCGTCACGATGTCGGCGATGTTCACCGCGCTGGACCTCATGAACACGGTCACCGGCATCCTGATCGTGCACGTCCTGGGCTGCGTCGTGTTCATGACGTGGCTGCCCGCCGCAGCGTTCTCGGCCGTGCCGCGATCCCTCGAGGAAGCCGCCCGCGACGCCGGGGCCAGCCGCTGGCGGACCTTCTGGAAGGTGACGTTCCCGATCGCCTGGCCCGGGAACCTCGTCGCGATGGTGATGTCGTTCCTGGCGTCGTTCGACGAGGCGCAGGGCACGTACCTGGTCGGAGCCCCGACGTACATGACGATGCCGACGGCGATGTACTCGCTCGTCCTCAACTCCCCGCGGCAGGTCTCGGCGGTGTTCGCGATCGCGCTGAGCATCCCGTCCGTGGTCCTGCTGCTGCTCGCCCGGAAGCACATCATGGGCGGCCGCCTCGCGGACGGCTTCCAGATCCGATGA
- a CDS encoding extracellular solute-binding protein, with protein MKTRVLAGLAIAAAATVALSGCVQSANASNASDADGTTDLTVFISGDTNVQDLWDKSLIPAFEKANPKIHVSTSIDLHGEHDAQTQANLATAVKAGKSVAYDLVDAGFVTTAGKAGLMATVSDSTIPNLKDVPDATRQQGGDSAIPYRASSVLLAYDAKKVTDPPKTLDDLLAWIKANPGEFAYNSPSSGGSGGSFVATVLAKYLTPAEQETMQTKYDKSLESKWDEGFAALKDLGPSTYQKGVYPNGNDQVVQLLGSGQIAMAPVWSDQFITSQKTGIIPKTVKAVQIDDPSFTGSASFLGIPKTEPAAKKAAAEKLADFVLSAKGQQLVASAVSGYPVIPLDSLPKSVAEQFADANPSQLRLGFQSDFSADMNAAWDAKVPQ; from the coding sequence GTGAAGACCCGAGTCCTCGCCGGCCTCGCCATCGCGGCAGCCGCGACCGTCGCACTCTCCGGCTGTGTCCAGAGCGCCAACGCCTCGAACGCCTCCGACGCCGACGGCACCACCGACCTCACCGTGTTCATCAGCGGCGACACCAACGTCCAGGACCTCTGGGACAAGTCGCTCATCCCCGCCTTCGAGAAGGCGAACCCGAAGATCCACGTCAGCACCAGCATCGACCTGCACGGCGAGCACGACGCCCAGACCCAGGCGAACCTCGCCACCGCGGTCAAGGCCGGCAAGTCCGTCGCGTACGACCTCGTCGACGCCGGGTTCGTCACCACCGCCGGCAAGGCCGGGCTGATGGCGACGGTCAGCGACAGCACGATCCCGAACCTCAAGGACGTCCCTGACGCCACGAGGCAGCAGGGCGGCGACAGCGCCATCCCGTACCGCGCCTCGAGCGTCCTGCTGGCGTACGACGCGAAGAAGGTCACGGACCCGCCGAAGACCCTCGACGACCTGCTCGCCTGGATCAAGGCGAACCCGGGCGAGTTCGCCTACAACTCCCCGTCGTCCGGCGGCTCGGGTGGCTCGTTCGTGGCCACGGTGCTCGCGAAGTACCTGACGCCCGCCGAGCAGGAGACGATGCAGACGAAGTACGACAAGTCGCTCGAGTCGAAGTGGGACGAGGGCTTCGCGGCCCTGAAGGACCTCGGCCCGTCGACGTACCAGAAGGGCGTCTACCCGAACGGCAACGACCAGGTCGTGCAGCTGCTCGGCAGCGGCCAGATCGCGATGGCGCCCGTGTGGAGCGACCAGTTCATCACCTCGCAGAAGACCGGCATCATCCCGAAGACCGTCAAGGCCGTGCAGATCGACGACCCGTCGTTCACCGGCAGCGCGAGCTTCCTCGGCATCCCCAAGACCGAGCCGGCGGCCAAGAAGGCGGCAGCCGAGAAGCTCGCCGACTTCGTGCTCAGCGCGAAGGGGCAGCAGCTCGTCGCGAGCGCCGTCTCCGGCTACCCGGTGATCCCGCTCGACAGCCTGCCGAAGTCGGTCGCCGAGCAGTTCGCCGACGCGAACCCCTCGCAGCTCCGCCTCGGGTTCCAGAGCGACTTCTCCGCCGACATGAACGCGGCGTGGGACGCGAAGGTCCCGCAGTGA
- a CDS encoding ABC transporter ATP-binding protein yields MTHTSTKGDQMTDQALVAERAPGLQADGSTTDRTRSGGLTIRGLRKTLGGRDVVAGIDLDVAKGELVSLLGPSGCGKTTTLRMVAGFLPADGGVVAMGDRDVTSLGPERRPSAMVFQNYALWPHMTVTQNVAFPLRTRRVPKQRVAERVRDALELVGLSHHAGSKPTAISGGEQQRVALARAIVQEPDVLLLDEPLSNLDAKLRVSVRDEIRRIQQRLGITTVIVTHDQDEALSISDRIAVMHDGRIEQIATPTELYARPATSFVASFIGSTSVVTGRFLAGTSVSPTAADTVLVRPEQVVLTDDSPIRATVARVLMRGHFAEVVLSTDGAELRAYVTGPPPTVGTETGVRLGDVLVHRDGVLLEVAR; encoded by the coding sequence ATGACCCACACCAGCACGAAAGGCGACCAGATGACGGACCAGGCGCTCGTCGCGGAACGCGCTCCGGGCCTCCAGGCCGACGGCAGCACGACGGACCGGACCCGATCCGGCGGCCTCACCATCCGCGGACTGCGCAAGACGCTCGGCGGGCGCGACGTCGTCGCCGGCATCGACCTCGACGTCGCGAAGGGCGAGCTCGTCTCGCTGCTCGGGCCGTCCGGATGCGGCAAGACCACGACGCTCCGCATGGTGGCGGGGTTCCTGCCCGCCGACGGCGGCGTGGTGGCCATGGGGGACCGCGACGTCACGTCGCTCGGCCCGGAGCGCCGGCCGAGCGCGATGGTGTTCCAGAACTACGCGCTCTGGCCGCACATGACGGTGACGCAGAACGTCGCGTTCCCGCTGCGGACCCGACGGGTGCCGAAGCAGCGGGTCGCCGAGCGGGTGCGCGACGCGCTCGAGCTCGTCGGCCTGAGCCACCACGCCGGCTCGAAGCCGACCGCGATCTCGGGCGGTGAGCAGCAGCGCGTCGCCCTGGCGCGCGCCATCGTGCAGGAGCCCGACGTGCTGCTCCTCGACGAGCCGTTGTCGAACCTCGACGCGAAGCTCCGCGTGAGCGTCCGCGACGAGATCCGCCGCATCCAGCAGCGACTCGGCATCACGACCGTGATCGTGACGCACGACCAGGACGAAGCGCTCAGCATCTCCGACCGGATCGCCGTCATGCACGACGGCCGCATCGAGCAGATCGCGACCCCGACGGAGCTCTACGCCCGCCCCGCCACGAGCTTCGTCGCATCGTTCATCGGGTCGACGAGCGTCGTCACCGGCCGGTTCCTCGCCGGCACGTCGGTCAGTCCGACGGCGGCCGACACGGTCCTGGTCCGGCCCGAGCAGGTCGTGCTCACCGACGACTCGCCGATCCGTGCGACCGTCGCGCGGGTGCTCATGCGCGGGCACTTCGCCGAGGTGGTGCTCAGCACCGACGGCGCAGAGCTCCGCGCCTACGTCACCGGGCCACCGCCGACGGTCGGCACCGAGACCGGGGTGCGCCTGGGCGACGTGCTCGTCCACCGCGACGGCGTGCTGCTCGAGGTCGCCCGGTGA
- a CDS encoding spermidine/putrescine ABC transporter substrate-binding protein, translated as MDGIDGRVRGAVDLWLRWLPRWQIGTARPRTRICRKCTGSPIAAAAGFGPDVPHAVQHALIGRISTIVEDAVDDYTARNLPLLQRELERAAARKRHAGYQPAEGLSPEFQGLDVDPEPSPGSPFLFTLGELAGTGAGEQTPREPLSDEAKAALRHEIALSDECARSTGTAVCLALIDHRPRIAEAVERLVEPQIEALVSDMFRGFDGPEDGPRSGLF; from the coding sequence ATGGACGGCATCGACGGTCGCGTACGGGGCGCGGTCGACCTGTGGCTGCGCTGGCTGCCGCGCTGGCAGATCGGTACCGCCCGCCCGCGCACACGCATCTGCCGGAAGTGCACCGGGTCCCCGATCGCCGCGGCCGCGGGGTTCGGGCCCGACGTGCCGCACGCCGTCCAGCACGCGCTGATCGGGCGGATCTCGACCATCGTCGAGGACGCCGTCGACGACTACACGGCGAGGAACCTGCCGCTGCTGCAGCGTGAACTCGAGCGGGCGGCGGCCCGGAAGCGGCACGCGGGGTACCAGCCGGCCGAGGGGTTGTCGCCGGAGTTCCAGGGCCTCGACGTCGACCCCGAGCCGTCGCCGGGGTCGCCGTTCCTGTTCACCCTCGGCGAGCTGGCCGGCACCGGTGCGGGGGAGCAGACGCCGCGCGAGCCGCTGTCCGACGAGGCGAAGGCCGCGCTCCGGCACGAGATCGCGCTGTCCGACGAGTGTGCGCGCTCGACCGGGACGGCGGTGTGCCTGGCGCTCATCGACCACCGGCCGCGGATCGCCGAGGCCGTCGAACGGCTCGTGGAGCCGCAGATCGAGGCGCTGGTGTCGGACATGTTCCGCGGGTTCGACGGGCCGGAGGACGGGCCGCGCAGCGGGTTGTTCTGA
- a CDS encoding DUF3054 domain-containing protein, which yields MNARTWGWLAAVIDVVLIVVFALIGRSSHGEANTALALWTTAYPFLAGWAIGYVTSGAWARPLRFWPTGIVVWVLTVFVGLAIRVATGQGDVDGNPLPISFVIVATIVLGVFLLGWRAIARGVLRFTGSRSRQDAAASDA from the coding sequence GTGAACGCACGCACCTGGGGTTGGCTCGCAGCCGTCATCGACGTCGTCCTCATCGTCGTCTTCGCGCTCATCGGGCGCTCGTCGCACGGCGAGGCCAACACGGCCCTGGCGCTCTGGACCACCGCCTACCCGTTCCTGGCCGGTTGGGCGATCGGGTACGTGACGAGCGGGGCATGGGCTCGACCGCTGCGCTTCTGGCCGACCGGCATCGTGGTCTGGGTCCTCACGGTCTTCGTCGGTCTGGCCATCCGCGTCGCCACCGGCCAGGGGGACGTCGACGGCAACCCGCTGCCGATCTCGTTCGTCATCGTCGCGACGATCGTGCTCGGGGTGTTCCTGCTCGGCTGGCGCGCGATCGCCCGCGGCGTGCTCCGGTTCACCGGGTCGCGGTCGCGGCAGGACGCCGCAGCGTCCGACGCGTGA
- a CDS encoding inositol monophosphatase family protein, producing the protein MSAAVSAPADQVVATRPDGRPGVRPPRLVAHRGAPRVRRENTLPAIAVAEALGAEVIEVDVRRTADGVAVLLHDETLGRMWGDARRVADVDWCDVARLGNGLDRIPRLDGALERLDGCRSTLVVDLTDAEDALVAARTVAGFTGSTVVAWCGAPAAMAAVRSVLPDADVWLAWESLDPPVSADLEALDPSTLNLDVAFLTPRTVEVAHALGLRVAVWTIDDAEPAVWAARLGVDSITTNDVGSIGAALSAAERDGWPERDREPTETEVASRAQALAHRIAHEVIAYTREHPVSEVHTKANPADLVTDVDRLVEQHVRSRVRMVFPTHGFTGEEYGEAPGDRHRWFLDPVDGTTNLANGVPWTSMSLCLTRGGRPLVGVVADPWRGEVLEARRGRGATLRDRQLRLDDTPRPLAGAVVGTELDGHRPWPGFGAFLDALVDRSCTLRVQGSGTLTIAQVAAGRGIGGCVSAFNPVDHGAAVLLVHEAGGVVLTPAGPVEGFPPVGEPFLVAHPGAADELHAVWTAALAAG; encoded by the coding sequence GTGAGCGCCGCCGTGTCGGCACCCGCCGACCAGGTCGTCGCCACCCGCCCGGACGGGAGGCCCGGCGTGCGTCCGCCACGCCTCGTCGCCCACCGCGGTGCGCCGCGCGTCCGGCGCGAGAACACCCTGCCCGCCATCGCGGTCGCCGAGGCGCTCGGCGCCGAGGTGATCGAGGTCGACGTCCGCCGCACCGCCGACGGCGTCGCCGTCCTGCTGCACGACGAGACCCTCGGCCGGATGTGGGGCGACGCCCGCCGGGTGGCCGACGTCGACTGGTGCGACGTCGCCCGGCTCGGCAACGGCCTCGACCGGATCCCGCGGCTCGACGGTGCGCTCGAACGGCTCGACGGCTGCCGGTCGACCCTGGTCGTCGACCTGACGGACGCCGAGGACGCCCTGGTGGCCGCCCGGACCGTGGCCGGCTTCACCGGCTCCACGGTGGTGGCCTGGTGCGGGGCGCCGGCGGCGATGGCGGCCGTCCGTTCCGTGCTGCCCGACGCCGACGTCTGGCTGGCGTGGGAGTCGCTCGACCCGCCCGTGTCGGCGGACCTCGAGGCGCTCGACCCGTCGACGCTCAACCTCGACGTCGCGTTCCTCACACCGCGCACCGTCGAGGTCGCACACGCCCTGGGCCTGCGCGTCGCCGTCTGGACGATCGACGACGCCGAGCCGGCGGTCTGGGCAGCCCGGCTCGGCGTCGATTCGATCACCACGAACGACGTCGGTTCCATCGGAGCGGCCCTGTCCGCGGCTGAGCGCGACGGCTGGCCCGAGCGCGACCGCGAGCCCACCGAGACCGAGGTCGCCTCGCGCGCCCAGGCCCTGGCCCACCGCATCGCCCACGAGGTCATCGCCTACACGCGTGAGCACCCGGTCAGCGAGGTCCACACCAAGGCGAACCCCGCCGACCTGGTCACCGATGTCGACCGCCTGGTGGAGCAGCACGTCCGCTCCCGCGTGCGGATGGTGTTCCCCACGCACGGGTTCACCGGCGAGGAGTACGGCGAGGCCCCCGGCGACCGGCACCGCTGGTTCCTCGACCCCGTCGACGGCACCACCAACCTGGCCAACGGCGTGCCCTGGACCTCGATGTCGCTCTGCCTGACCCGTGGTGGCCGACCGCTCGTCGGTGTCGTCGCCGACCCCTGGCGCGGCGAGGTGCTCGAGGCCCGACGTGGCCGCGGCGCCACCCTGCGCGACCGCCAGCTCCGACTCGACGACACACCCCGGCCGCTCGCCGGCGCAGTCGTCGGCACCGAGCTCGACGGACACCGCCCCTGGCCGGGGTTCGGGGCGTTCCTCGACGCCCTGGTCGACCGGTCGTGCACCCTCCGGGTGCAGGGGTCTGGCACGTTGACGATCGCGCAGGTCGCGGCCGGGCGTGGGATCGGCGGCTGCGTCTCGGCGTTCAACCCGGTCGATCACGGGGCCGCGGTGCTGCTCGTGCACGAGGCCGGGGGCGTCGTGCTGACGCCGGCCGGCCCCGTCGAGGGCTTCCCGCCCGTGGGGGAGCCGTTCCTGGTGGCGCACCCTGGTGCCGCGGACGAGCTGCACGCGGTGTGGACGGCGGCGCTCGCCGCGGGGTGA